The sequence ATCCCGCGCACGCTGAACGCCCGGTACCGACACGGTCCGGGCGTTCAGCGTCTCAGTGCGAAGCGGGCGATCACCCGCTTGCCGACCGGGATCCGCTCGACGGCGACCTCGGTGGCGATCGCGTGCACGATCTCCAGGCCGTGCCGCCCGATGCGCTGCGGGTTCTTCGGGAAGAGCTGGGGCAGCGCCGTACTGCTGTCGCAGACGGACACCGTGACGGAGGCGTCCGTGCCCTCCAGCTCCAGGATGTAGGGGCCGTCGCTGTGCCGGTCGGCGTTGGTGACCAGCTCGCTCACCAGCAGGAGCAGCTCCCCGTCGGCGCCGCGGTCGATGGTGGCGCACCACTCGGTGCGCAGCTGTTCCAGGAACTGGGCCGCGAAGGCCCGTGCCTCGGCGATGCAGCCGGGTTCGCCGGTGAAATGCGTCGCGCGTCTCAGCGGCTCGACGGGTACGTCGAAACCGGTCGGTATCACTGCCCCGCCCAGATGCTCGGTCATGCTGTCTCTCTCGCGGGCCGCGGGCCCGGTCCGTTCGGCCGTATTCGCACCAGTCCTCTTACCCCGAGCCGCGCATCGCAGTCCAGGCGTTCGCCGGCCGCGCACAGTGGCGAGCGTCACGGTCCCGGCGGTGCGGACATCACGGTACCGGCCGGGGCCCGGCGCGGACGGACCACCCGGCGCGCGGGGTGCCCGGCCGCTGCCTAGCGTGGCAGACGTGAGCCCCCTGACCGTCTCCGCACGGCCCGCCGCCCGGCACGGCTGGCCCCAGGCGCTGGCCGTGGTGCTGACCGGGCTCGCGGTGATGGTGCTGGTGGCCGCGGCCGGGCTGTGGGCGGCGGGTGCGGCGGGACTGCCGGACGGCGCGTTCCCCCGGGTGCTGGCGGCGACCGTGGTGACGGCGGTCGGCGGCAGCGTCCGGCTCGCCGGTGACGCCGGCGCCCTGGCCAGGACCGAGGCCGGGATCACCGTACTCCCCCTGTCGGTGGCGCTGGCGGGTGCCCTGGTGGTCGGCGCGGGCTTTCTGCGCCCGCTGCGGCACCGCACGGTCGCCTCGGCCCGGAAGCTGGCCCGGTGGGCGGCGCGGCTCGCCGTCCTGTGGCTGCTGGTGCTGACCGGGCTCGCCCTCGCGGCCCGGGAGACGTTCGCGGTGGACGTGGGCAGCGGGACGCTCAGCGATCTGACCTCGCTGTTCGAGGCGGAGCCGCGGATCGGGTTCGCCGCGGACGTGCCGCCGACCGTGCTGTTCGCGCTGCTGTGGCTGGCCGGGGTGCTGCTGGTGGCGCTGCTGGTGGCGCACCGGGTGCCGCTGCCGGGGCGGCTGCCGCGGTGGCGGGAGGGGGCGCGTCCCGTCTCCCGCGCGATGCTGGAGCTGCTGCTGGCCTCGGTCGTCGTGGGCCTCGTGGTGGCGCTGGTCACGGCGGCCTCCCGGGGGCACGCGCGGACGACCTTCGCGCTGATCCTGCTCGGCCTGCCCAACCTGGTCTGGCCCGCGCTGACCGTCGGTCTCGGCGCGACCTGGAACGGCCGGGTGGACGGCCCCTTCGGGCTGCCGGTCCCGCACATCCTGGACGTGCTGCTGCGCACCCCCGACGTCTCGGAGGTGGATCTGCGCACGCTGACGGAGTACGACGGCCGGACGGCATGGCTGCCGGTGGCGGCCGGGGTGCTGCTGCTCGTGGTCGCGGTCCGGGCGGCCCTGTGCGCACCGCCCCGGACCCCGCTGTGGCGGCACGCCGTGCGCCTCGCCGTCGCACTCGCCCTCACCGTGCTCGCGATCTGCCTGCTGTGCCGGATCTCCGCGCACTACGGGCTGTCCCTGCTCGGCATCGGCGACCTGGGCGGGGGCCTGTCCGGGGAGCTGCTGCTGCGGCCGCGGACCTGGCAGGCGGTGGGCCTGGGCGCGCTGTGGGGGCTGGCCGCCGGGTTCCTCGGCGCTCTGCTCGCCCTGCCGGTGCGCCGCCGCCGGTCACCCGATGGGCACCACGAGCGCCGGGACGGTGCGCTGCATCCGTAGGGCGTCGACGGACTCGGCGAGCAGTTCGTACTCGGTGGTGTCGTCGTTCGCGGCGATCCGCACCAGCCGCCCCTGCGCCAGCTGCTCGGCCACCCGCTCCTGCCGGCCGTCGTCGGCGCAC is a genomic window of Streptomyces sp. WP-1 containing:
- a CDS encoding ATP-binding protein yields the protein MTEHLGGAVIPTGFDVPVEPLRRATHFTGEPGCIAEARAFAAQFLEQLRTEWCATIDRGADGELLLLVSELVTNADRHSDGPYILELEGTDASVTVSVCDSSTALPQLFPKNPQRIGRHGLEIVHAIATEVAVERIPVGKRVIARFALRR
- a CDS encoding streptophobe family protein is translated as MSPLTVSARPAARHGWPQALAVVLTGLAVMVLVAAAGLWAAGAAGLPDGAFPRVLAATVVTAVGGSVRLAGDAGALARTEAGITVLPLSVALAGALVVGAGFLRPLRHRTVASARKLARWAARLAVLWLLVLTGLALAARETFAVDVGSGTLSDLTSLFEAEPRIGFAADVPPTVLFALLWLAGVLLVALLVAHRVPLPGRLPRWREGARPVSRAMLELLLASVVVGLVVALVTAASRGHARTTFALILLGLPNLVWPALTVGLGATWNGRVDGPFGLPVPHILDVLLRTPDVSEVDLRTLTEYDGRTAWLPVAAGVLLLVVAVRAALCAPPRTPLWRHAVRLAVALALTVLAICLLCRISAHYGLSLLGIGDLGGGLSGELLLRPRTWQAVGLGALWGLAAGFLGALLALPVRRRRSPDGHHERRDGALHP